Proteins co-encoded in one Campylobacter ornithocola genomic window:
- a CDS encoding AsmA-like C-terminal domain-containing protein produces MILFIVLFIYLKNGIYIEKLEFSSINLEKLYIKLDKKLILNAKKVIVNSQSQNTQGETSASKATQLIKNVKYVYWFFQEINIDEIFVNNYPVELVYKNNLFFVNSKNLLVKVNLKISDKNIQANIDNFLLKDYNLNIIGSLLINPNTKFYTFKGKIDSDFLKSDVRFSLKREEIAYELENISSNDISQIFNILVENGIQLPSNLALWVGGKVKADFYFIEKLTGFADFGKRRYYLNDINAKGYVNNLKVVLDKGIDPIVSPFVRLEFAKQRLDFIYDELRFNNYDLTQSQIYIDNMLNEKAGIYIRIKSDNARADYRVNKILLLYDIKLPFLQNNGVTKTDLVLKIPFEYPEKVSYGGSFNIVNSNINISDFKIIQANINLKKDKLDIQNASVKSSLINGDFNASVNLKQKKGDFKTFIAKLELPQDSLKIENKFLDLSLDFDKNISLCNKELTTTLNFDQGMSIYVEKLIKYKTYSKLMQKNKVYDGELFLNTLNYKDFNVDINNTTFESFLLYKNNNPYEYDNFSIKIKGNDFNLTSASGNIFAQKDNDDVNITLNNLNLLISQKDTENTLDDLENSTYNISGKNLDLILKDFNKTLDFDQFNAKIKKDYVKAWANRSESQFDFLLKENQMKIRALKMDDDFLNTFMQQNIFEKGEFNLYIDGNSSDFFKGRFLFKDTYLKDLKFHQQLLSFIDTVPSLLLFKAPTFNEKGFSVENAGISFNRKKDLFEIDALNFNGDSADVLGQVKINLRNNQVDGLLELRTLKSASSVISKVPIINQIILGKDRQISTQIKLGGTVESPEFKTQLIAQSLQLPYHLIKNIFELPANLVK; encoded by the coding sequence ATGATACTTTTCATTGTTTTATTTATTTACCTCAAAAATGGAATTTACATAGAAAAACTAGAATTTTCTTCTATTAATTTGGAGAAATTATATATTAAATTAGATAAAAAACTGATTTTAAATGCAAAAAAAGTTATAGTAAATTCCCAAAGTCAAAATACCCAAGGAGAAACTAGTGCAAGTAAAGCTACACAGCTTATTAAAAATGTAAAATATGTTTATTGGTTTTTTCAAGAAATTAATATAGATGAAATTTTTGTTAATAATTATCCTGTGGAGTTAGTTTATAAAAATAATCTATTTTTCGTTAATAGTAAAAATCTTTTGGTTAAGGTAAATTTAAAAATTAGTGATAAAAATATACAAGCTAATATTGATAATTTTCTTTTAAAAGATTATAATCTTAATATTATAGGTTCATTACTTATTAATCCCAATACGAAATTTTATACTTTTAAAGGTAAAATTGATAGTGATTTTTTAAAAAGCGATGTTAGATTTTCGCTTAAAAGAGAAGAGATTGCTTATGAATTAGAAAATATTAGTTCTAATGATATTTCACAAATTTTCAATATTTTAGTAGAAAATGGAATACAATTACCTTCTAATCTTGCTCTTTGGGTAGGTGGCAAAGTAAAAGCTGATTTTTATTTTATAGAAAAATTAACTGGTTTTGCAGATTTTGGAAAACGTAGATATTATTTAAACGATATTAATGCAAAAGGTTATGTAAATAATCTAAAGGTGGTTTTAGACAAAGGAATAGATCCTATCGTAAGCCCTTTTGTAAGACTTGAATTTGCTAAGCAAAGACTTGATTTTATTTATGATGAATTGCGTTTTAATAACTATGATTTAACTCAAAGTCAAATTTATATAGATAATATGCTAAATGAAAAAGCAGGAATTTATATACGTATTAAAAGCGATAATGCTAGAGCTGATTATAGGGTTAATAAAATCTTACTTTTATACGATATTAAATTGCCATTTTTGCAAAATAATGGTGTTACAAAGACTGATTTAGTATTAAAAATTCCTTTTGAGTATCCTGAAAAAGTTTCTTATGGAGGTAGTTTTAATATTGTTAATTCAAATATTAATATAAGTGATTTTAAGATTATTCAAGCAAATATTAATTTAAAAAAAGATAAATTGGATATACAAAACGCAAGTGTAAAAAGTAGCTTAATTAATGGTGATTTCAATGCAAGTGTTAATTTAAAACAAAAAAAAGGTGATTTTAAGACTTTTATAGCAAAATTAGAATTACCACAAGATAGTTTAAAAATAGAAAATAAATTTCTTGATCTAAGTCTTGATTTTGATAAAAATATCAGTTTATGCAATAAAGAGCTAACTACAACTTTAAATTTTGATCAAGGTATGTCTATTTATGTTGAGAAGCTTATAAAATACAAGACTTACTCTAAATTAATGCAAAAAAATAAAGTTTATGATGGAGAGTTATTTTTAAATACTTTAAATTATAAAGACTTTAATGTAGATATAAATAATACTACTTTTGAATCATTTTTACTTTATAAAAATAACAATCCTTATGAATACGATAATTTTAGTATAAAAATAAAAGGGAATGATTTTAATTTAACTAGTGCAAGCGGTAATATTTTTGCACAAAAAGATAATGATGATGTTAATATTACTTTAAATAATCTTAATTTATTAATTTCTCAAAAAGATACAGAAAATACTTTAGATGATCTTGAGAATTCAACTTATAATATTAGTGGTAAAAATTTAGATTTGATTTTAAAGGATTTTAATAAAACTTTAGATTTTGATCAATTTAATGCCAAAATAAAAAAAGATTATGTAAAAGCTTGGGCTAATAGGAGTGAATCTCAATTTGATTTTTTACTTAAAGAAAATCAAATGAAAATTAGAGCTTTGAAAATGGATGATGATTTTTTAAATACTTTTATGCAACAAAATATTTTTGAAAAAGGCGAATTTAATCTTTATATAGATGGCAATAGCTCTGATTTTTTTAAAGGGAGGTTTTTATTTAAAGATACTTATTTAAAAGATTTAAAATTTCATCAACAACTTTTAAGTTTTATTGATACTGTGCCTAGTTTGCTTTTATTTAAAGCTCCGACTTTTAATGAAAAAGGTTTTAGTGTAGAAAATGCTGGTATAAGTTTTAATCGTAAAAAAGATCTTTTTGAAATAGATGCACTTAATTTTAATGGTGATAGTGCAGATGTATTAGGTCAAGTTAAAATTAACTTGCGAAATAATCAAGTTGATGGTTTATTGGAGCTTAGAACACTAAAATCAGCTAGCTCAGTTATTTCTAAAGTCCCAATTATTAATCAAATTATTTTAGGTAAAGATAGGCAAATTAGCACACAAATAAAATTAGGTGGAACAGTGGAAAGTCCCGAATTTAAAACTCAACTTATTGCACAAAGTTTGCAACTTCCTTATCATTTGATAAAAAATATTTTTGAATTACCAGCTAATTTAGTTAAATAA
- a CDS encoding 4Fe-4S binding protein — translation MLMIAPENTPVWVDEARCKACNICVSYCPAGVLAMRDEISAVLGQMIEVVHPDACIGCSECESHCPDFAIFVAKRDEFKFAKLTPEAKKRALAVKENKYRKLNA, via the coding sequence ATATTAATGATTGCTCCAGAAAATACACCAGTTTGGGTTGATGAAGCAAGATGTAAAGCTTGTAATATTTGTGTTAGTTATTGTCCTGCTGGAGTTTTAGCAATGAGAGATGAAATAAGTGCAGTGTTAGGACAAATGATAGAAGTTGTTCATCCTGATGCTTGTATAGGTTGTAGCGAGTGTGAAAGTCATTGTCCTGATTTTGCAATTTTTGTTGCTAAAAGAGATGAATTTAAATTTGCAAAACTTACCCCTGAAGCTAAAAAAAGAGCTTTAGCTGTAAAAGAAAACAAATATAGAAAATTAAACGCATAG
- a CDS encoding malate dehydrogenase produces the protein MKITIIGAGNVGVSIAYALILRELVDEIVLIDINKDLLFARELELSQSIAAFNFDIKITCTDDYECSKNSQVVVFSAGVARKEGQSRDELFAINSKIMLECAKNIKKFNNDPLFIIVSNPVDFLLNTLYENKLFSSKKIIAMAGVLDNARFKYEVSKRLNLKTSCIDTKLIGFHNDSMILVKSQSKVKNKNLNEMLNEQAIIQIEQEVKTGGAKIIKYLKTSAYLAPASACVRMIEALKSGEFLPMCVILNGEHGVKEKAFGVMARISLDGVLETLELKLDNQEKIALEKSLAQYSYN, from the coding sequence ATGAAAATTACTATCATAGGAGCAGGAAATGTTGGCGTAAGTATTGCTTATGCTTTGATTTTAAGAGAATTAGTAGATGAGATTGTTTTGATTGATATTAACAAGGATTTGCTTTTTGCTAGAGAGTTGGAGTTAAGTCAAAGTATAGCTGCTTTTAATTTTGATATTAAAATAACCTGCACAGATGATTATGAGTGTTCAAAAAATTCTCAAGTGGTTGTTTTTAGCGCTGGAGTGGCAAGAAAAGAAGGTCAAAGTAGGGATGAACTTTTTGCTATTAATTCTAAAATTATGCTTGAGTGTGCTAAAAATATTAAAAAATTTAACAATGATCCTTTATTTATTATAGTGAGCAATCCTGTAGATTTTTTACTTAATACTCTTTATGAAAATAAGCTTTTTTCCTCAAAAAAAATCATTGCTATGGCCGGTGTTTTAGATAATGCTAGATTTAAATATGAAGTTAGCAAAAGATTAAATTTAAAAACTTCTTGTATAGATACCAAGCTTATAGGATTTCATAATGACAGTATGATTTTGGTTAAATCTCAAAGTAAGGTTAAAAATAAGAATTTAAATGAAATGTTAAATGAGCAAGCTATTATTCAAATTGAGCAAGAAGTTAAAACTGGTGGTGCTAAAATTATAAAATATTTAAAAACTTCAGCTTATTTGGCCCCTGCTAGTGCTTGTGTGAGAATGATAGAAGCTTTAAAAAGTGGAGAATTTTTACCAATGTGCGTTATTTTAAATGGAGAGCATGGTGTAAAAGAAAAAGCTTTTGGAGTTATGGCTAGGATTAGCCTTGATGGGGTGCTTGAAACTTTAGAGTTAAAATTAGACAATCAAGAAAAAATTGCTTTAGAAAAGTCTCTTGCTCAGTATAGTTATAATTAA
- a CDS encoding DNA translocase FtsK, translating into MIPDQTLVSIIGYSLAKLSYFLFGSLTKIYPLVFFWFNYLLYKNNYNFELIERRFSVAIFTCIFASLVFASAFLQDKGYIASAMFVILDGLFGKIGSLILVVLLLVFAFSISFPQVIKEIFKIELDFDFYLKLETLIKNKIFGFFGGDKYENETKEEQEKLKQELLIKEKKEEFLREEELSKQEIQESKKFNLEDLKNQELEEVIISEEDKKLSTSYIHELSEPIVNFAQKASKINIKEDEMTPEEYLSKYKNKSEDIYTQTLKSKNLDEPSYKRRNIDLNENKEEIIEENSLFAKELKEREQMLQKAKLLEEYKALQKEKILEELNEDFKKIEELNAIEAQKEAEFKKIQNKTSFLGVKDFKDEDFIPQNEVKELDFSEDDFTKPVSIEDLRSKKNHESPFVVEEVQNEVKEEKISFEITQEPTIEVAENKMHHFIANEVSENKALLKDLDFGKFEKPKDFSLPPLDFLTMPKEGKSEINEEEIDRKIYDLLEKLRRFKIGGDVVRTYTGPVVTTFEFRPAADVKVSKILSLQDDLAMALKAQTIRIQAPIPGKDVVGIEVPNEKIDTIYLREILESEVFKNSSSPLTIALGKDIVGDPFITDLKKLPHLLIAGTTGSGKSVGINSMLLSLLYRNSPKTLRLMMIDPKMLEFSIYNDIPHLLTPVITDPKKAVNALSNMVAEMEHRYRLMAEAKTKNIENYNEKIKEQGGEILPFIVVIIDELADLMMTAGKDVEFYIGRLAQMARASGIHLIVATQRPSVDVVTGVVKANLPSRISYKVGQKIDSKVILDSMGAESLLGRGDCLFTPPGMSGLVRLHAPFASENEIENIVEFLKAQQVVEYDESFLKDDSQDGAYKRSEFDDGDLDELYEEAKAVILEDRKTSISYLQRRLKIGYNRAANIIEQLSQTGVLSEPDAKGQREIL; encoded by the coding sequence TTGATACCTGATCAAACTTTGGTAAGTATTATAGGGTATTCTTTAGCAAAACTTAGTTATTTTTTATTTGGCTCATTGACTAAAATTTATCCTTTAGTCTTTTTTTGGTTTAATTATCTTTTGTATAAAAATAATTATAATTTTGAACTTATAGAGCGTAGATTTAGTGTGGCTATTTTTACTTGTATTTTTGCTTCACTTGTTTTTGCTTCGGCGTTTTTGCAAGATAAAGGTTATATAGCTTCTGCTATGTTTGTGATTTTAGATGGTCTTTTTGGAAAAATAGGAAGTTTGATTTTAGTAGTTTTACTCCTAGTTTTTGCTTTTAGTATTTCTTTTCCACAGGTTATAAAAGAGATATTTAAAATAGAGCTTGATTTTGATTTTTATTTAAAACTTGAAACTTTGATTAAAAATAAAATTTTTGGATTTTTTGGTGGTGATAAATATGAAAATGAAACCAAAGAAGAGCAGGAAAAACTCAAGCAAGAACTTTTAATCAAAGAAAAAAAAGAAGAGTTTCTTAGGGAAGAAGAATTATCAAAACAAGAAATTCAGGAAAGTAAAAAATTTAATCTTGAAGATTTAAAAAATCAAGAATTAGAAGAAGTAATAATTAGCGAAGAAGATAAAAAGCTAAGTACAAGCTATATTCATGAACTTTCTGAGCCTATTGTAAATTTTGCTCAAAAAGCTAGTAAAATAAATATAAAGGAAGATGAAATGACCCCTGAAGAGTATTTATCAAAATATAAAAATAAAAGTGAAGATATTTATACTCAAACCTTAAAAAGTAAAAATTTAGATGAGCCAAGTTATAAAAGACGCAATATAGATTTAAATGAAAATAAAGAGGAAATAATAGAAGAAAATTCTTTATTTGCTAAAGAACTAAAAGAGCGTGAGCAAATGCTACAAAAAGCTAAATTGTTAGAAGAGTATAAGGCTTTACAAAAAGAAAAAATTTTAGAAGAACTTAATGAAGATTTTAAAAAAATTGAAGAATTAAATGCTATAGAAGCACAAAAAGAAGCTGAATTTAAAAAAATCCAAAATAAAACAAGTTTTTTAGGGGTAAAAGACTTTAAGGATGAAGATTTTATCCCACAAAATGAAGTCAAAGAACTAGATTTTAGCGAGGATGATTTTACCAAACCTGTTAGCATAGAAGATCTAAGAAGCAAAAAAAATCATGAAAGTCCTTTTGTAGTAGAAGAAGTGCAAAATGAAGTCAAAGAAGAAAAAATTTCATTTGAAATTACTCAAGAGCCTACGATAGAAGTGGCAGAAAATAAAATGCATCACTTTATTGCTAATGAAGTTAGTGAAAATAAAGCTTTATTAAAAGATCTTGACTTTGGAAAATTTGAAAAGCCAAAAGATTTTTCTTTGCCACCTTTGGATTTTTTAACCATGCCAAAGGAGGGTAAAAGTGAGATTAATGAAGAAGAGATTGATAGAAAAATTTATGATTTACTTGAAAAATTAAGACGTTTTAAAATAGGTGGAGATGTAGTTAGAACTTACACAGGACCTGTCGTAACTACTTTTGAATTTCGCCCAGCAGCAGATGTTAAAGTGAGTAAAATTTTATCTTTGCAAGATGACTTAGCAATGGCTTTAAAAGCTCAAACTATAAGAATTCAAGCTCCAATCCCAGGTAAAGATGTGGTGGGTATTGAAGTGCCAAATGAAAAAATCGATACAATTTATTTAAGAGAAATTTTAGAAAGTGAGGTGTTTAAAAACTCTAGTTCGCCTTTAACTATAGCTTTAGGCAAGGATATAGTAGGAGATCCTTTCATCACAGATCTTAAAAAACTGCCTCATCTTTTAATAGCAGGAACCACAGGAAGTGGTAAAAGTGTGGGGATTAATTCCATGCTTTTATCTTTACTTTATAGAAATTCACCAAAAACTTTAAGGCTTATGATGATAGATCCTAAAATGCTTGAGTTTAGTATTTATAATGATATACCACATTTACTTACACCGGTAATTACCGATCCTAAAAAGGCAGTAAATGCTTTATCAAACATGGTAGCTGAAATGGAGCACAGATATCGTTTGATGGCTGAAGCAAAAACTAAAAATATAGAAAATTACAATGAAAAAATCAAAGAGCAAGGCGGGGAAATCTTGCCATTTATTGTAGTAATTATTGATGAGTTAGCTGATTTAATGATGACAGCAGGTAAGGATGTGGAGTTTTATATAGGTCGTTTAGCGCAAATGGCAAGGGCAAGTGGAATTCACTTAATTGTAGCTACACAACGCCCTTCGGTAGATGTTGTTACTGGGGTTGTAAAAGCAAATCTACCAAGTAGAATTTCTTATAAAGTAGGGCAAAAGATAGATTCTAAGGTTATTTTAGACTCTATGGGTGCTGAGAGTTTATTAGGACGTGGAGATTGTTTATTTACTCCTCCTGGTATGAGTGGTTTAGTGCGCTTACATGCGCCTTTTGCGAGTGAAAATGAAATTGAAAATATAGTAGAGTTTTTAAAAGCTCAACAAGTAGTAGAATACGATGAGAGCTTTTTAAAAGATGATAGTCAAGATGGAGCTTACAAAAGAAGTGAATTTGATGATGGGGATTTAGATGAACTTTATGAAGAAGCAAAGGCTGTGATTTTAGAAGATAGAAAAACCAGTATTTCCTATTTGCAAAGACGCTTGAAAATAGGCTACAATCGTGCAGCAAATATTATAGAGCAACTTTCACAAACAGGTGTTTTAAGTGAACCTGATGCAAAAGGGCAAAGAGAAATTTTATAA
- the mltG gene encoding endolytic transglycosylase MltG translates to MKSIIGNVKNLRIFLICCDLVLIFFLSIFYYLLLPIKTNSVVFIPQGSVGKIITQLDKNNYKMSGIDKYTLYFLGHPQSGWINIGTKELNRAEFLHKLTVAKAALETITLIPGETTEIFFEELAPKLNLNAKRLMQEFYKQSPFKEGMLFPETYKIPKGITEELLVKYLLAYSTNEFKKLSYKIFREYNEKKWHEYIIIASIVQKEAANNEEMPIVSSVIRNRLRKGMKLQMDGTLNYGKYSHEKITPQRIRSDSSSYNTYKFNGIPKEAVCNVSFEAIKAAIFPAKTEYLYFVRDKKTNKHIFTSTLKDHNKAIRN, encoded by the coding sequence ATGAAAAGTATCATAGGTAATGTTAAAAATTTAAGAATTTTTTTAATATGTTGTGATTTAGTTTTAATTTTTTTCTTATCCATTTTTTACTATCTACTTTTACCTATAAAAACAAACTCTGTAGTTTTTATACCACAAGGTTCTGTAGGTAAGATTATAACGCAATTAGATAAAAATAACTATAAAATGAGTGGTATTGATAAATATACTTTATATTTTTTAGGTCATCCACAATCTGGTTGGATAAATATAGGCACAAAAGAGCTAAATAGAGCTGAATTTTTACATAAACTTACCGTTGCTAAAGCAGCACTTGAAACCATTACTTTAATTCCTGGAGAAACGACTGAAATTTTCTTTGAAGAATTAGCACCGAAATTAAATTTAAACGCTAAAAGATTAATGCAAGAATTTTACAAACAAAGTCCTTTTAAAGAAGGTATGCTTTTTCCTGAAACTTATAAAATTCCAAAAGGTATTACAGAAGAGCTTTTAGTAAAATATCTTTTGGCTTATTCTACAAATGAATTTAAAAAGCTTTCCTATAAAATTTTTAGAGAATATAATGAAAAAAAATGGCATGAATATATCATTATAGCTTCCATTGTACAAAAAGAAGCAGCTAATAATGAAGAAATGCCTATAGTCTCATCTGTGATTAGAAATCGTTTGAGAAAGGGTATGAAGCTTCAAATGGATGGAACATTAAATTACGGAAAATACTCTCATGAAAAAATTACCCCACAAAGAATAAGATCAGATAGTAGTTCTTATAATACTTATAAATTCAATGGCATACCAAAGGAAGCTGTGTGCAATGTTTCTTTTGAAGCTATTAAGGCAGCTATTTTTCCTGCTAAAACAGAATATTTATACTTTGTAAGAGATAAAAAAACTAATAAGCATATTTTTACCTCTACTTTAAAAGATCATAATAAAGCAATAAGAAATTAA
- a CDS encoding 2-oxoglutarate synthase subunit alpha, translating to MREVISTGNVLVAKAAIDCGCKFFGGYPITPSSEIAHELSHMLPKNDGTFIQMEDEISGISVAFGASMSGVKSMTASSGPGISLKAEQIGLGFIAEIPLVIVNVMRGGPSTGLPTRVAQGDLFQAKAPTHGDYASIALAPASLEEAYTETIRAFNLAEKYMTPVFLLLDETIGHMNGKAKLPDLEELKIINRKKFSGDKKDYKPYAAGENEAATLNPFFEGYRYHITGLHHGDIGFPTEDGAIVDKNIKRLFGKIKNNTDEICTYEEFMLDDAQFLIISYGSVARAAKEAILRLREEGLKVGLFRPITLYPVAEKKIAQVVSKFEKVMISELNMGQYLEEIQRVSKRDDFISLHRANGRPITPSEIIAKVKENI from the coding sequence ATGAGAGAAGTGATATCAACAGGTAATGTTTTAGTAGCTAAAGCTGCGATTGATTGTGGCTGTAAATTTTTTGGTGGCTACCCAATTACCCCAAGTTCTGAAATTGCACATGAATTAAGCCATATGTTGCCAAAAAATGATGGTACTTTTATACAAATGGAAGATGAAATTTCAGGTATTAGTGTAGCTTTTGGTGCTTCCATGAGTGGAGTAAAATCCATGACAGCAAGTAGTGGACCTGGAATTTCTTTAAAAGCTGAGCAAATTGGTTTAGGTTTTATAGCTGAAATTCCACTTGTGATTGTAAACGTTATGAGGGGTGGACCATCAACAGGTCTTCCAACAAGGGTTGCACAGGGAGACTTATTTCAAGCAAAAGCTCCAACACATGGAGATTATGCAAGTATAGCTTTAGCTCCTGCTTCATTAGAGGAAGCTTACACTGAAACCATTAGAGCTTTTAATTTAGCTGAAAAATATATGACTCCAGTATTTTTACTTTTGGATGAAACTATAGGACATATGAATGGTAAGGCGAAATTGCCTGATTTAGAAGAACTAAAAATCATCAACCGTAAAAAATTTAGTGGCGATAAAAAAGACTATAAACCATATGCAGCAGGCGAAAATGAAGCTGCTACACTAAATCCTTTCTTTGAAGGCTATCGTTATCATATCACAGGGCTTCATCATGGAGATATCGGTTTTCCAACAGAAGATGGAGCGATAGTAGATAAAAATATCAAAAGATTGTTTGGTAAGATCAAAAATAACACTGATGAAATTTGCACTTATGAAGAATTTATGCTTGATGATGCGCAGTTTTTGATTATCTCTTATGGTAGTGTTGCAAGGGCAGCTAAAGAAGCTATTTTAAGACTTAGAGAAGAGGGATTAAAAGTAGGGCTTTTTAGACCTATCACGCTTTATCCGGTTGCTGAGAAAAAAATAGCTCAAGTGGTATCTAAATTTGAAAAAGTTATGATAAGTGAGCTTAATATGGGGCAATATTTAGAAGAAATTCAAAGAGTTAGCAAAAGAGATGATTTTATAAGTTTACATCGTGCAAATGGTCGCCCTATAACTCCAAGTGAAATTATTGCTAAAGTAAAGGAGAATATATAA
- the flgL gene encoding flagellar hook-associated protein FlgL codes for MRISNQYNYFTSIQNYTDGQSLLNKYNLQLQTGQLIQYSWENANIYINGSRLEYEMANIGQIIQGTQAAQEMAKNTDTALKNITELLEKFKTLLVKASSDGNSQTSREAIAKELKLIKDSIVNIANTSINGQYLFAGSNTATKPFDKYGNYTGNKDNIFVVSGAGTQIPYNIPGWDLFFKPDSNISKIISTNVSMIDGRYDVNSNPEQKKYLDEESKFSYLIGQNYVQNGPLDPDKDFDYADSKLPFPSSSMYIQGVRPDGTSFKATINVGPEDKIGDVLENIGKLYGNTDANKVVEVTMNDSGQIEIKNLKEGNSSLDFHAVAMTPQLQDAEQIKALSEAAAAEGITMDEVTNRIMQAAHGGNLNNTRSPVTIEVNGEQFTVDIHKTDFIKSNINGNKTNGADFDVPFEKDGNTVFGNVSQVIKGTSEYATESTKLSEVLANANGDMRGQQLQMEITSKSGQKYNVTIDLENSTVSYPDPNNPAQTISFPITHSQYNEATGTSVGMQTRPEDITYGQLNDIIGMFASDKVPTATITPNPNGTINNGDFQTIQQNISDSKDFVEVGMDYKGRISITDKFSTNTNIGLTLKDSNSNSGFPPAGEVSNGSGFVFSANNSLTIDDPNIDLIKDLDEMIDAVLNGNMRADSEGSDPRNTGLQGALERIDHLQDHVRKMQTTIGSYTNNIEETNKRMTFLNINVASIKNGVTDADYGQTYMQFMQTMISYQAMLSATSKISQISLLNYL; via the coding sequence ATGAGAATCAGCAATCAGTATAACTACTTTACCTCTATACAAAATTACACGGATGGTCAATCTTTGTTGAATAAATATAACTTGCAGTTGCAAACTGGTCAGCTTATTCAGTATTCATGGGAAAATGCTAATATTTATATCAATGGATCAAGATTAGAATATGAAATGGCAAATATAGGCCAAATTATTCAAGGTACTCAGGCAGCACAAGAAATGGCAAAGAATACTGATACAGCTTTAAAAAATATCACAGAACTTTTAGAGAAATTTAAAACACTTTTAGTGAAAGCATCTAGTGATGGGAATTCTCAAACTTCAAGAGAAGCTATTGCAAAAGAACTTAAACTTATAAAAGATTCTATTGTAAATATTGCAAATACTAGCATTAATGGACAATATTTATTTGCAGGATCTAATACAGCCACAAAACCTTTTGATAAATATGGAAATTATACTGGTAATAAAGATAATATTTTTGTAGTAAGTGGTGCTGGAACTCAAATTCCTTATAATATACCTGGCTGGGATTTATTTTTTAAGCCAGATTCTAATATTAGTAAAATAATTTCAACAAATGTATCTATGATAGATGGAAGATACGATGTTAATTCTAATCCTGAGCAGAAAAAATATTTAGATGAAGAGTCTAAATTTTCTTATCTTATAGGTCAAAATTATGTTCAAAATGGTCCTTTGGATCCTGATAAAGATTTTGACTATGCAGATAGCAAACTACCTTTTCCAAGTTCATCTATGTATATCCAAGGTGTTAGACCTGATGGAACAAGTTTTAAAGCTACTATCAATGTGGGACCTGAAGATAAGATAGGAGATGTTTTAGAAAACATAGGTAAATTATATGGTAATACAGATGCAAATAAAGTTGTTGAAGTTACCATGAATGATAGTGGTCAAATAGAAATTAAGAATTTAAAAGAAGGTAATAGTTCTTTAGATTTTCATGCAGTTGCTATGACACCACAACTCCAAGATGCAGAACAAATTAAAGCTTTAAGTGAAGCTGCTGCTGCAGAAGGTATCACTATGGATGAAGTGACTAATCGTATCATGCAAGCAGCACATGGTGGAAATTTAAACAACACTAGAAGTCCAGTTACTATTGAGGTAAATGGTGAGCAATTTACCGTAGATATACATAAAACAGATTTTATAAAAAGTAATATCAATGGCAATAAAACTAATGGGGCTGATTTTGATGTGCCTTTTGAAAAAGATGGCAATACTGTTTTTGGTAATGTTTCTCAAGTGATTAAAGGCACTAGTGAATATGCCACAGAAAGTACAAAATTAAGTGAAGTTTTAGCTAATGCTAATGGAGATATGAGAGGTCAACAACTTCAAATGGAAATTACCTCCAAAAGCGGACAAAAATATAATGTAACTATTGATTTAGAAAATTCAACAGTAAGCTATCCTGATCCAAATAATCCAGCTCAAACTATAAGTTTTCCTATTACTCACTCTCAGTATAATGAAGCAACCGGCACCTCAGTGGGTATGCAAACAAGACCTGAGGATATTACTTATGGTCAGTTAAATGATATTATAGGTATGTTTGCAAGCGATAAGGTGCCAACTGCAACAATTACTCCAAATCCAAATGGCACGATTAATAATGGAGATTTTCAAACTATTCAACAAAATATAAGCGATTCTAAAGATTTTGTTGAAGTTGGTATGGATTATAAGGGTCGCATAAGTATTACTGATAAATTTTCAACAAATACAAATATTGGGCTTACTTTAAAGGATTCAAACTCAAACAGCGGTTTTCCACCGGCAGGAGAGGTGAGTAATGGTTCAGGTTTTGTATTTAGCGCAAATAATTCTTTAACTATCGATGATCCAAATATTGACTTAATCAAAGATTTAGATGAAATGATAGATGCAGTTTTAAATGGCAATATGAGAGCAGATTCAGAAGGAAGTGATCCTAGAAATACAGGTTTGCAAGGTGCTCTAGAAAGAATTGATCATTTACAAGATCATGTTAGAAAAATGCAAACAACTATAGGCTCTTATACTAACAACATAGAGGAAACTAATAAAAGAATGACTTTTTTAAATATTAATGTAGCCTCTATAAAAAATGGTGTAACTGATGCTGATTATGGTCAAACTTATATGCAGTTTATGCAAACTATGATTTCTTATCAAGCTATGCTTTCAGCTACTTCTAAAATTTCTCAAATTAGTTTATTAAACTACTTATGA